Proteins from a single region of Pseudopedobacter saltans DSM 12145:
- a CDS encoding asparaginase, which produces MTKIFVIYTGGTIGMITDPETGALKPFTFEQIEENVPELKRMNCKLTIHSFDPIIDSSNMTPDIWAYLAKLIEDNYEDHDGFLILHGSDTMAFTASALSFMLEGLTKPVIFTGSQLPISEVRTDAKENFITALEIASAKLDGRARVPEVCIYFENKLYRGNRTFKYNSAKFEAFRSPNYPVLVEAGVHIKYNDAAIGKCENCILKVHSNVNNNIGVLKLYPGISPEIVDVVLNSDAEAIIMESFGTGNTTTAKWFLDKLESAIKRGKIILDISQCKVGSVELGRYETSSELLRMGVVNGYDMTFEAAVTKLMYLLGRKYPKDRLLRRLSTSIRGELTKH; this is translated from the coding sequence ATGACAAAAATTTTTGTAATTTATACAGGTGGAACGATTGGTATGATTACCGATCCAGAAACGGGTGCTTTAAAGCCGTTTACCTTCGAACAGATAGAAGAAAATGTTCCCGAATTGAAACGGATGAATTGCAAATTAACTATTCATTCTTTTGATCCGATTATAGATTCTTCTAATATGACTCCTGATATTTGGGCATATCTGGCTAAGTTAATAGAGGATAATTACGAAGATCATGATGGATTCTTAATTCTGCATGGCTCCGATACGATGGCTTTTACCGCATCTGCATTGAGTTTCATGTTAGAAGGATTAACCAAGCCGGTAATCTTCACAGGTTCGCAATTGCCAATATCTGAAGTAAGGACAGATGCAAAAGAAAATTTTATTACAGCTTTAGAAATTGCATCGGCTAAGCTTGATGGCCGGGCTCGTGTGCCCGAAGTTTGTATCTATTTCGAAAATAAGCTGTATAGAGGAAATCGTACATTCAAATATAATTCAGCTAAGTTCGAGGCATTCCGATCTCCAAACTATCCGGTTCTGGTAGAGGCAGGTGTGCATATTAAATATAATGATGCCGCTATTGGAAAATGTGAAAATTGTATATTGAAAGTACATTCTAACGTTAACAATAATATTGGTGTTTTGAAACTCTATCCGGGAATAAGCCCGGAAATTGTTGATGTTGTTTTAAATTCAGATGCTGAGGCGATTATTATGGAAAGTTTTGGTACCGGGAACACAACAACAGCAAAGTGGTTTTTGGATAAGTTAGAATCAGCAATAAAAAGAGGTAAGATTATTCTGGATATTTCCCAATGTAAAGTTGGGTCGGTTGAATTGGGTAGATATGAAACTAGCAGCGAGCTGTTGCGGATGGGCGTCGTGAACGGTTACGACATGACTTTTGAGGCTGCGGTTACCAAAT